In one Massilia endophytica genomic region, the following are encoded:
- the pdxR gene encoding MocR-like pyridoxine biosynthesis transcription factor PdxR produces MEPGIHINLDRGRGESLTEQITSAMAAAIREGRLLPGARLPSWRDLAAQLGVARGTVRMAYENLRDQQLVWTAGAAGTYVAKHIAAVPPSARTIHDGEPAAGSPSPSAIFRIGVPAQDVFPFKTWSRIMGRAARAASAMPLAYPDPQGETALRAEIAAYLCMARGMQCTPQQIFITHGFAGGLELALKVLGMARSSAWMEEPGFSLTRQMLEKSGVSPIPVPVDAEGLNVEAGIALAPHAALAVVTAGQQAPTGVTLSLARRHALLEWAARSDAWIVEDDYLGELQLQGRATPALASLDRNGRVLHIGTFSKTINPGLRVGYLVAPPQLAPQVASMAGTFTSAPAPAIQLAVAEFMHDGHYLRHLRRMKRLYADRRRALGDCLASMSIPHVEAGLAVLIRLPDGVNDAEAAARARTAGMAPSALSWWHANPFPGYGGLLLGVTNLAVENVSAYCQRLQDVLKSF; encoded by the coding sequence ATGGAACCCGGCATCCATATCAACCTCGACCGCGGCAGGGGCGAATCCCTGACCGAGCAAATCACCTCCGCGATGGCTGCGGCCATCCGCGAAGGCCGCCTTTTGCCCGGCGCCCGCCTTCCCTCATGGCGCGACCTGGCGGCCCAGTTGGGCGTCGCCCGGGGCACGGTGCGCATGGCCTACGAGAACCTGCGGGACCAGCAACTGGTGTGGACTGCCGGAGCCGCGGGCACCTACGTCGCGAAGCACATTGCCGCCGTGCCGCCCAGCGCCCGCACCATTCATGATGGCGAACCGGCTGCGGGCTCGCCCTCCCCATCCGCGATCTTCCGTATCGGCGTGCCTGCGCAGGACGTGTTTCCGTTCAAGACCTGGTCCCGCATCATGGGCCGCGCAGCGCGTGCGGCTTCCGCAATGCCCCTGGCCTACCCGGACCCGCAAGGCGAGACCGCATTGCGCGCCGAAATCGCGGCCTACCTGTGCATGGCGCGGGGCATGCAATGCACGCCACAGCAGATCTTCATTACCCACGGCTTCGCGGGAGGACTGGAGCTTGCGCTGAAGGTGTTGGGAATGGCGCGGAGCAGCGCCTGGATGGAGGAACCCGGATTTTCATTGACACGGCAAATGCTGGAGAAATCCGGTGTCAGTCCGATACCGGTGCCAGTGGACGCGGAAGGCCTCAACGTGGAAGCGGGCATTGCCCTGGCGCCCCATGCGGCGCTGGCAGTGGTCACTGCGGGCCAGCAGGCGCCTACCGGCGTCACGCTTTCGCTCGCGAGGAGACATGCCCTTCTCGAGTGGGCAGCCCGTTCAGACGCCTGGATCGTCGAAGATGACTACCTGGGCGAGCTTCAGCTCCAGGGCCGCGCGACGCCCGCATTGGCCTCGCTGGACCGGAACGGCCGGGTGCTCCACATTGGCACGTTCAGCAAAACCATCAATCCGGGACTACGCGTGGGCTACCTGGTGGCGCCGCCACAGCTTGCGCCGCAGGTGGCCAGCATGGCCGGAACTTTCACCTCTGCCCCGGCACCCGCGATCCAACTGGCCGTCGCGGAGTTCATGCACGATGGCCACTACCTGCGCCATCTGCGCCGCATGAAGCGCCTCTATGCGGACCGGCGACGCGCCCTTGGCGATTGCCTCGCTTCGATGTCCATTCCGCATGTCGAAGCCGGACTCGCCGTGCTGATCCGCCTGCCCGATGGCGTGAACGATGCCGAAGCCGCCGCGCGGGCACGCACCGCGGGCATGGCCCCCTCGGCGCTATCCTGGTGGCACGCGAATCCCTTCCCCGGCTATGGCGGGCTGCTGCTGGGCGTCACCAACCTGGCCGTGGAAAACGTTTCCGCATATTGCCAACGCCTGCAAGACGTCTTGAAGAGTTTCTAG
- a CDS encoding TetR/AcrR family transcriptional regulator: protein MKTSIADSRQHILRIGKGLILRKGFTAVGLAELLAAASVPKGSFYHYFASKEAFGEALLEWYFEEHLQHLDTLLTRPSSAAERLNGYWRYWLAAQRGDDPNAKCLAVKLSAEVSDLSEAMRAVLERGTDGVIRRLTECIEDGKLDGSIAVPDSAKELATSLYAMWLGASLLAKVTQDDRPLQTAMVSTRHILKLSR from the coding sequence ATGAAGACCTCCATCGCAGACTCGCGGCAGCACATTCTCCGTATCGGCAAAGGGCTGATACTGCGGAAGGGCTTTACGGCCGTGGGCCTGGCCGAGCTGCTGGCTGCCGCCTCGGTGCCGAAAGGCTCCTTCTATCACTACTTTGCCTCCAAAGAGGCGTTCGGCGAGGCGCTGCTGGAGTGGTACTTCGAGGAGCATCTTCAGCACCTCGATACCTTGCTTACCCGTCCCTCCTCGGCGGCGGAACGTCTCAATGGCTACTGGCGCTACTGGCTCGCCGCCCAGCGTGGCGACGACCCGAACGCCAAATGCCTTGCCGTGAAACTGAGCGCGGAAGTATCGGACCTCTCCGAAGCCATGCGCGCAGTTCTGGAGCGCGGTACGGACGGCGTCATCCGCAGGCTTACGGAATGCATCGAGGACGGCAAGCTCGATGGCTCCATTGCCGTTCCGGACAGCGCAAAAGAGCTGGCCACTTCCCTGTATGCCATGTGGCTGGGCGCCAGCCTGCTGGCCAAGGTCACGCAGGATGACCGTCCGCTGCAGACAGCGATGGTAAGCACACGGCACATTCTGAAGCTTTCAAGGTAG
- a CDS encoding NADP-dependent oxidoreductase yields MDKNHRIVLAARPEGAPRMGDFRLEEQDKPAPQHGQVLLRTLYLSLDPYMRGRMSDAKSYAPPIPLGEVMVGGTVSEVAESAHPDFRPGDLVLANAGWQTYALSDGSDLTPLAGLPRPSLALSLLGMPGFTAWHGLLKIGDPQPGETVVVAAASGAVGSVVGQIAKIKGARAIGIAGGPEKCRYVVEELGFDACLDRHDTDFARKLAEACPQGIDVYFESVGGEVFDAVLPLLNDGARVPVCGSIAHYNESEGGQGKDRLPALLSALVFRRIRIQGFIILDHYAEGFEPFRQDMSRWLREGKVTLREDVIEGLENAPAGLIGLLEGKNFGKAVVRVGEKAQLPKANNASAKKRKLRSPNDSLIN; encoded by the coding sequence ATGGATAAGAACCACCGCATCGTATTGGCCGCCAGGCCCGAAGGCGCACCGCGCATGGGCGACTTCCGGCTTGAGGAACAGGATAAACCGGCGCCGCAGCACGGCCAGGTGCTGCTTCGAACCCTGTACCTGTCGCTGGACCCGTACATGCGCGGCCGGATGAGCGACGCCAAGTCCTATGCGCCCCCAATCCCGCTGGGCGAAGTCATGGTGGGCGGCACGGTAAGCGAAGTCGCCGAGTCGGCCCATCCGGATTTCCGGCCTGGGGACCTGGTGCTGGCCAATGCGGGATGGCAGACGTACGCCCTGTCCGACGGCAGTGACCTCACCCCTCTCGCCGGCCTGCCCCGGCCCTCCCTCGCGCTCAGCCTTCTCGGCATGCCGGGCTTCACGGCCTGGCACGGGCTGCTGAAGATCGGCGATCCGCAGCCTGGCGAGACCGTGGTGGTGGCCGCGGCCAGCGGCGCCGTGGGCTCCGTCGTGGGACAGATCGCTAAAATCAAGGGCGCGCGGGCAATAGGCATCGCGGGCGGGCCGGAGAAGTGCCGCTACGTCGTCGAAGAACTCGGATTCGACGCATGCCTCGACCGCCACGATACGGACTTTGCCCGCAAACTCGCCGAAGCCTGCCCGCAGGGCATCGACGTCTACTTCGAGAGTGTTGGCGGCGAGGTGTTCGACGCCGTCCTGCCCCTGCTCAATGACGGCGCGCGCGTACCCGTGTGCGGCTCCATCGCGCACTACAACGAGAGCGAAGGCGGCCAAGGCAAGGACAGGCTTCCCGCCCTGCTCTCCGCACTCGTGTTCCGCCGCATCCGTATCCAGGGCTTCATCATCCTGGACCATTACGCGGAAGGCTTCGAGCCCTTCAGGCAGGACATGAGCCGCTGGCTCCGAGAAGGCAAGGTGACGCTGCGGGAGGACGTGATCGAGGGACTGGAGAATGCTCCCGCTGGCCTCATCGGGCTGCTGGAGGGTAAAAACTTCGGAAAGGCCGTGGTGCGGGTCGGCGAAAAAGCCCAGCTTCCCAAAGCAAACAACGCATCTGCCAAAAAACGAAAACTGAGGTCCCCGAACGATTCCCTTATCAACTAA
- a CDS encoding HigA family addiction module antitoxin gives MGARVAAEVFPPGEFLREELEARGWTQAEFAEIIGKDARLVSEVIGGKRTVTPETAIALGQALETGPELWMNLESQYQLSKVRSYGEESIAKKAKLHGLFPVREMVKRGWIESTKNIELLESQVLSFFGISSIDEQPEFLHAAKKKSYDDTSILQLAWLSRAKQLAKAAPAQKYSESKLKGAIEELRELVEYVDGARSVASILNRYGIRFIVVESLPGCKIDGACFWIDKSPVIAMSLRFDRVDNFWHTLFHELDHVLHKEGMSHPILDVDIQSNDEKPANEIRANDAAAETLVPSKEFEGFIARVSPMFSDESINGFALRMRVHPGIVVGQLQNRGLLPWSFHRKKLEKIRDFVTSTALTDGFGRMLDLSSN, from the coding sequence ATGGGAGCACGAGTCGCTGCTGAGGTATTTCCTCCAGGAGAATTTCTTCGGGAGGAACTGGAAGCGAGGGGGTGGACGCAAGCCGAGTTTGCCGAGATCATTGGTAAAGATGCCCGTCTGGTGAGCGAAGTAATCGGTGGGAAGAGAACGGTTACTCCTGAGACTGCTATTGCACTTGGACAGGCTCTTGAAACCGGCCCTGAACTTTGGATGAATTTGGAGAGCCAATATCAGCTTTCTAAGGTTCGTTCGTATGGGGAAGAGTCAATCGCTAAGAAGGCAAAGCTGCATGGGCTTTTCCCTGTCCGAGAGATGGTAAAGCGTGGTTGGATTGAGTCTACGAAGAATATTGAACTCTTAGAGAGTCAAGTGCTTTCGTTTTTTGGTATATCATCTATTGATGAGCAGCCAGAATTTCTCCACGCTGCGAAAAAAAAATCCTATGACGACACGTCAATTTTGCAACTTGCTTGGCTATCGCGAGCTAAACAACTAGCGAAGGCTGCTCCTGCTCAAAAGTACTCAGAGTCTAAGCTCAAAGGTGCTATTGAAGAGCTACGTGAGCTTGTCGAGTACGTAGATGGTGCAAGATCAGTTGCTTCCATTCTAAACAGATATGGTATCCGCTTCATTGTTGTGGAGAGTTTGCCTGGTTGCAAAATCGACGGTGCATGTTTTTGGATAGATAAGAGTCCAGTCATAGCTATGTCGCTTAGGTTCGATAGGGTGGACAATTTTTGGCACACCCTATTCCATGAACTCGACCATGTCTTGCACAAAGAAGGGATGTCGCATCCTATTTTGGATGTGGATATTCAAAGCAACGATGAGAAGCCAGCGAATGAGATTAGGGCGAATGATGCTGCTGCTGAAACTCTTGTTCCAAGTAAAGAGTTCGAGGGTTTTATAGCGCGAGTGAGCCCAATGTTTAGCGATGAATCGATCAATGGATTTGCTCTTCGGATGCGAGTGCATCCAGGGATAGTGGTCGGCCAGCTCCAAAATCGAGGCCTTTTACCTTGGAGTTTCCATAGGAAGAAGTTGGAGAAGATTAGAGACTTTGTGACTTCAACCGCGCTAACTGATGGCTTTGGAAGGATGTTAGATCTAAGTAGTAATTGA